Proteins encoded together in one Pseudoxanthobacter soli DSM 19599 window:
- a CDS encoding ABC transporter substrate-binding protein has protein sequence MLKTLLLAGSALAFALPTVVASQGALADDGKSVALVVGVKGSPFYQALQCGAEAKAKELGLTLTVSAPDQFAADSQIPVVNAVAATKPAVAVIVPTDTQALVAPMKQMAGMGTKIVTVDQTVNDTSFVETQILTDNEAGGKLAADAMNELLGGKGKVLVITQPPGSAAQDARTTGFEEELKKYPGIEYLGAQYQSDDPQKAAEIVTSTLSAHPDLAGVFSTNDQGAIGAITGLRQAGASGKVKVVAYDAASAEVSALKNGTIQALIAQNPKQEGEMAIEVADALMKGKTLDKVTLTEIVTIKAGDHATADKYEYKADCM, from the coding sequence ATGCTCAAGACCCTGCTTCTCGCCGGCAGCGCGCTCGCGTTCGCGCTCCCGACCGTCGTCGCATCCCAGGGCGCGCTCGCGGACGACGGCAAGTCCGTCGCCCTCGTGGTCGGCGTCAAGGGCAGCCCGTTCTATCAGGCCCTCCAGTGCGGTGCCGAGGCCAAGGCCAAGGAACTCGGCCTCACTCTCACCGTCTCCGCGCCCGACCAGTTCGCCGCCGACAGCCAGATTCCGGTCGTGAACGCCGTCGCCGCCACCAAGCCGGCGGTCGCGGTGATCGTTCCGACGGACACCCAGGCGCTGGTGGCGCCGATGAAGCAGATGGCGGGCATGGGCACGAAGATCGTGACCGTCGACCAGACCGTCAACGACACCTCGTTCGTCGAGACGCAGATCCTCACCGACAACGAGGCCGGCGGCAAGCTGGCGGCGGACGCGATGAACGAACTGCTCGGCGGCAAGGGCAAGGTGCTCGTCATCACCCAGCCTCCCGGCTCGGCGGCGCAGGACGCCCGCACGACCGGCTTCGAGGAAGAGCTGAAGAAATATCCGGGCATCGAGTATCTCGGCGCCCAGTATCAGAGCGACGATCCGCAGAAGGCGGCCGAGATCGTCACCTCCACTCTGTCGGCCCACCCCGACCTCGCCGGCGTGTTCTCCACCAACGACCAGGGCGCGATCGGCGCCATCACCGGGCTTCGCCAGGCCGGCGCGTCCGGCAAGGTGAAGGTCGTGGCCTATGATGCCGCCTCCGCCGAGGTGAGCGCGCTCAAGAACGGCACGATCCAGGCCCTGATCGCCCAGAACCCGAAGCAGGAAGGCGAGATGGCCATAGAGGTCGCCGACGCGCTGATGAAGGGCAAGACCCTCGACAAGGTGACGTTGACCGAGATCGTCACCATCAAGGCCGGCGACCATGCGACGGCCGACAAGTACGAATACAAGGCCGATTGCATGTAA
- a CDS encoding FUSC family protein: protein MAGGSKATQWPVPAVDLGWRNLVVSARVACAAVAALATAYWLELPEPQWAILTVYLLTQSSAGAALAKGSFRFLGTVIAALCALGIVKLVSQDPILLVTSAMAWIFVCYYGATRVTNFASYGFMLAGYTGLLVIFEGAAAPYGAWDVAVNRATEISIGVAFASLANTLIMPVYAGAQLRGVLARAFSDLSRYAADALRPGTPEEGFLRLRSGILAKVVKFDALRSYTTFEAREMRADDAALREAVRECLTVIAVARSLYLRLADFRAANPGMAEGPLAKGLAETITALEAVSRADGSSSGLPARRADLGRARLRLAALRRDVDAMTGDAPLALRADVSLILRRAIRMLRALSALAMVEDAAFPARAAARRRPSIAVRRRRFPTLAREREALLQGTRAALAVLLFCLFWHATEWEQGMAGLTGLALMGYQCVNSDDPGKLGWPYFRAVIAACLCAYVVMAHVYPWLEGFAMLAVFLILVLVPLGLLIGTPRYSKTAGTFTIYFVAAAATTNVYDPNPLDFANFCFGLVFGMFVCLIVARLIPVTSQASRRQAYRRAIGRLLPEAAEGRTPERRLAREIVDLLAAVLPRLKLGHGRDETFLRGMLASASSALELGRLHRAATDPAMPEAGRVALEQGLRHLATMFSHLPTLGAQRETALADGRQALDAMWTELERLAPPAGSPAAHAVLDAASSLRFLTDRLRLDQGFLQLAVAD from the coding sequence GTGGCAGGCGGATCGAAGGCCACCCAGTGGCCCGTTCCCGCGGTGGATCTGGGCTGGCGGAATCTCGTGGTTTCGGCGCGCGTTGCGTGCGCGGCCGTAGCGGCGCTTGCAACGGCCTACTGGCTTGAACTGCCGGAACCGCAATGGGCGATCCTGACGGTCTACCTGCTGACGCAGTCGTCGGCCGGCGCAGCGCTCGCGAAGGGCTCGTTCCGATTCCTCGGCACGGTCATCGCCGCACTCTGCGCGCTCGGCATCGTCAAGCTGGTCTCTCAGGACCCGATCCTGCTCGTCACCTCGGCGATGGCGTGGATCTTCGTCTGCTACTACGGCGCCACGCGGGTGACGAACTTCGCGTCCTACGGCTTCATGCTGGCGGGCTATACCGGACTTCTCGTCATCTTCGAAGGCGCCGCCGCGCCCTACGGGGCGTGGGACGTGGCGGTCAACCGCGCGACGGAGATTTCCATCGGCGTCGCGTTCGCAAGCCTCGCCAACACGCTGATCATGCCCGTCTATGCCGGCGCGCAATTGCGCGGCGTGCTCGCCCGCGCGTTCTCCGACCTTTCCCGGTATGCCGCTGACGCACTCCGCCCCGGCACCCCCGAGGAGGGCTTCCTGCGCCTGCGCAGCGGTATCCTCGCCAAAGTCGTGAAGTTCGATGCGCTGCGCTCCTATACGACGTTCGAGGCCCGCGAGATGCGGGCGGACGATGCCGCCCTGCGCGAGGCGGTGCGGGAATGCCTGACCGTGATCGCCGTGGCGCGAAGCCTCTATCTGCGGCTGGCCGATTTTCGTGCGGCCAACCCCGGCATGGCGGAGGGGCCGCTGGCGAAGGGGCTTGCGGAGACCATCACCGCGCTCGAAGCCGTCTCCCGTGCGGACGGTTCGTCGAGCGGCTTGCCGGCCCGGCGAGCGGACCTCGGCAGGGCGAGGTTACGGCTTGCCGCCCTGCGCAGGGATGTCGACGCGATGACCGGCGATGCGCCGCTCGCATTGCGGGCGGACGTGTCCCTCATCCTGCGGCGTGCCATCCGGATGCTGCGCGCACTTTCCGCGCTGGCAATGGTCGAAGACGCGGCCTTCCCGGCACGCGCCGCTGCGCGGCGGCGGCCGTCCATTGCGGTCCGGCGGCGCCGGTTTCCGACGCTTGCTAGAGAACGCGAGGCGCTGCTGCAGGGGACACGCGCCGCGCTCGCGGTGCTGCTGTTCTGCCTGTTCTGGCACGCGACCGAATGGGAACAGGGCATGGCCGGGCTCACCGGTCTCGCGCTGATGGGCTATCAGTGCGTTAACTCCGACGATCCGGGAAAGCTCGGCTGGCCCTATTTCCGCGCGGTGATCGCCGCCTGCCTCTGTGCCTATGTCGTGATGGCACACGTCTATCCTTGGCTCGAGGGCTTCGCGATGCTCGCGGTCTTCCTTATCCTGGTGCTGGTGCCGCTCGGCCTTCTGATCGGCACGCCGCGCTACAGCAAGACCGCGGGCACCTTCACGATCTATTTCGTTGCGGCGGCGGCGACCACCAATGTCTATGACCCGAACCCACTGGATTTCGCCAATTTCTGCTTCGGGCTGGTGTTCGGGATGTTCGTCTGTCTCATCGTGGCGCGGCTGATACCCGTCACCTCGCAGGCATCGCGACGGCAGGCGTACCGGCGGGCGATCGGGCGGCTTCTGCCGGAGGCGGCCGAAGGGCGGACGCCCGAACGGCGACTTGCGCGCGAGATCGTCGATCTCCTCGCAGCCGTGCTGCCGCGATTGAAGCTCGGGCACGGGCGTGACGAAACCTTCCTGCGCGGCATGCTGGCGAGCGCATCCAGTGCGCTCGAACTCGGCCGACTGCACCGTGCCGCCACCGATCCGGCGATGCCGGAGGCGGGGCGCGTCGCGCTGGAGCAGGGGCTTCGCCATCTCGCGACGATGTTCTCGCACCTGCCGACCCTCGGGGCGCAGCGCGAAACGGCACTCGCTGACGGCCGGCAGGCGCTCGATGCGATGTGGACGGAACTGGAGCGTCTGGCGCCCCCGGCAGGTTCGCCCGCGGCCCATGCCGTGCTTGACGCCGCGTCGAGCCTGCGTTTCCTGACCGACCGGTTGAGGCTGGACCAAGGGTTTCTCCAACTGGCCGTCGCCGATTGA
- a CDS encoding ATP-binding cassette domain-containing protein, translating into MVAPLLEARGIRRRFGHVHALDGADFTVFPGEICALIGDNGAGKSTLVKILSGAEKPDGGEILVEGRPVALDSPLAAQRHGIATVYQDLALAPELTPADNLFLGRETLRPGILGALGFLDRAAMRRRAGEQFARLGVRLRSAKVPVSTLSGGQRQSVAIARAAMWADRVIFMDEPTAALGVVQTARVLDLIRQVRDQGISVVLISHNMPQVIDVADRIQVMRLGRRVADMPARDATVASLVAAMTSGAAGEGAAGTVADNEETA; encoded by the coding sequence ATGGTCGCGCCGCTGCTCGAAGCCAGGGGCATCCGCCGCCGGTTCGGCCATGTCCATGCGCTGGACGGCGCGGATTTCACCGTGTTCCCCGGCGAGATCTGCGCTCTGATCGGCGATAACGGCGCCGGCAAGTCGACGCTGGTGAAGATCCTGTCGGGTGCCGAGAAGCCGGACGGCGGCGAGATCCTCGTCGAAGGCAGGCCGGTCGCACTCGATTCCCCCCTGGCCGCACAGCGGCACGGCATCGCCACCGTCTACCAGGACCTGGCGCTCGCGCCCGAACTGACGCCCGCCGACAACCTCTTTCTCGGTCGCGAGACGCTGCGGCCCGGCATTCTCGGGGCGCTCGGCTTTCTCGACCGCGCGGCGATGCGCAGGCGCGCCGGCGAGCAGTTCGCGCGGCTCGGCGTGCGGCTTCGCTCTGCGAAGGTGCCGGTCTCCACACTGTCCGGCGGGCAGCGCCAGTCCGTCGCCATCGCACGCGCCGCGATGTGGGCAGATCGCGTGATCTTCATGGATGAACCGACGGCGGCCCTCGGCGTGGTGCAGACGGCGCGCGTGCTCGATCTCATCCGGCAGGTGCGCGACCAGGGCATCTCAGTCGTGCTCATCAGCCACAATATGCCCCAGGTGATCGATGTCGCCGACCGCATCCAGGTGATGCGCCTCGGCCGTCGCGTAGCCGATATGCCCGCCCGCGATGCCACCGTTGCCAGCCTCGTAGCCGCCATGACGAGCGGCGCCGCCGGCGAGGGGGCGGCCGGCACCGTCGCAGACAACGAGGAGACCGCGTGA
- a CDS encoding ABC transporter permease gives MARPLPESTETLDTESQREIWHRLLGGGWVLVLLIALIAIFAVLKPVQFASSYNLSMLAVNAAILLVLSVGQTFVIVAAGIDLSVGAVLVFSSVVSAQAMLAMSGASGTTYGTTDAGWGVIAAGTLIALVSGAGWGAINGCLVALARIPALIVTLGTLGMALGFAQILTGGVDVRALPERLVAEIGSGTVAGIPTLVAIAIAVTVLAAIVLHMTRFGLHVFAVGSNAEAARRSGINVKGRVIAIYTLSGTLAGLAAVMSNARFATTTIGGHAMDNLSTISAVVLGGTSLFGGLGSIGGTVIGVFIPIVLLNGFVILGIPPFWQTVAMGAVLILAVWIDQLKRRARERG, from the coding sequence ATGGCCCGCCCGTTGCCGGAGAGCACCGAGACGCTCGACACGGAATCCCAGCGTGAGATCTGGCATCGCCTGCTCGGCGGCGGCTGGGTGCTGGTGCTCCTAATCGCGCTCATCGCGATCTTCGCTGTACTGAAGCCGGTGCAGTTCGCGTCGAGCTACAACCTTTCCATGCTCGCGGTGAATGCGGCGATCCTGCTGGTGCTTTCCGTCGGCCAGACCTTCGTCATCGTCGCCGCGGGGATCGATCTTTCGGTCGGCGCGGTACTGGTGTTTTCCTCGGTGGTGTCCGCGCAGGCCATGCTTGCGATGTCCGGCGCCTCGGGAACGACCTACGGCACCACGGATGCCGGATGGGGCGTGATCGCCGCGGGAACCCTGATTGCGCTCGTTTCCGGCGCCGGATGGGGCGCGATCAACGGCTGCCTCGTCGCGCTCGCCCGGATCCCGGCGCTGATCGTCACCCTCGGCACCCTCGGCATGGCGCTCGGCTTTGCCCAGATCCTGACGGGCGGTGTCGACGTGCGCGCGCTGCCGGAGCGGCTGGTCGCCGAGATCGGCAGCGGCACCGTCGCCGGCATCCCGACCCTGGTCGCCATCGCCATCGCGGTCACCGTGCTCGCCGCCATCGTGCTGCACATGACGCGGTTCGGCCTTCACGTCTTCGCGGTCGGTTCGAACGCCGAGGCGGCGCGGCGCTCGGGCATCAACGTCAAAGGGCGGGTGATCGCGATCTATACGCTGTCGGGCACCCTGGCAGGGCTCGCCGCCGTGATGTCGAACGCGCGCTTCGCCACCACCACCATCGGCGGCCATGCGATGGACAATCTCTCCACGATTTCGGCGGTCGTGCTCGGCGGCACGAGCCTGTTCGGCGGGCTCGGCTCCATCGGCGGCACGGTGATCGGCGTCTTCATCCCGATCGTGCTGCTCAACGGCTTCGTCATCCTCGGCATTCCGCCGTTCTGGCAGACGGTCGCCATGGGCGCCGTACTGATCCTGGCGGTCTGGATCGACCAGCTCAAACGCCGCGCGAGAGAACGCGGCTGA
- a CDS encoding LLM class flavin-dependent oxidoreductase has translation MKKIGFLSFGHWSPSVHSQTRSAGDALLQSIELAVAAEQLGADGAYFRVHHFARQLASPFPLLAAVGARTSRIEIGTAVIDMRYENPLYMAEDAGAADLIAGGRLQLGISRGSPEQVIDGWRYFGYAPTDGQTDADMGRRHAEVLLDVLKGQGFAEPNPRPMFPNPPGLLRLEPHSEGLRERIWWGAGSNATAVWAAKLGLNLQSSTLKDDETGEPFHVQQANQIRAYRAAWQEAGHKRTPRVSVSRSIFALVDDRDRAYFGGGGQENDSVGFIDEKTRAIFGRSYAAEPDVLVEQLRQDEAIAEADTLLLTVPNQLGVAYNAHVIEAILTHVAPALGWR, from the coding sequence GTGAAAAAGATCGGCTTTCTCTCGTTCGGCCATTGGTCGCCCTCGGTTCATTCCCAGACGCGTTCGGCGGGGGATGCGCTGCTGCAATCCATCGAGCTCGCGGTCGCGGCCGAACAGCTCGGTGCCGATGGAGCCTATTTCCGGGTGCATCACTTCGCCCGCCAGCTCGCGTCGCCGTTCCCGCTGCTCGCCGCGGTTGGCGCGAGGACGAGCCGCATCGAGATCGGCACGGCCGTCATCGACATGCGCTATGAAAATCCGCTCTACATGGCGGAGGATGCCGGCGCGGCGGACCTCATCGCCGGTGGGCGCCTCCAGCTCGGCATCAGCCGCGGCTCGCCGGAACAGGTCATCGACGGCTGGCGCTATTTCGGCTACGCCCCGACGGACGGCCAGACAGATGCCGATATGGGCCGCCGCCACGCCGAGGTGCTGCTGGACGTGCTGAAGGGCCAAGGCTTCGCCGAGCCCAATCCGCGGCCGATGTTCCCGAACCCGCCGGGCCTGCTGCGGCTCGAGCCGCATTCGGAGGGGCTGCGCGAGCGGATCTGGTGGGGGGCCGGTTCCAACGCGACCGCGGTCTGGGCAGCAAAGCTGGGGCTGAATCTGCAGAGCTCTACCCTGAAGGACGACGAGACCGGCGAGCCGTTCCACGTCCAGCAGGCCAATCAGATCCGCGCCTACCGCGCGGCGTGGCAGGAAGCGGGCCACAAGCGCACGCCGCGGGTGTCGGTCAGCCGCAGCATCTTCGCGCTGGTCGACGACCGCGACCGCGCCTATTTCGGCGGCGGCGGTCAGGAAAACGACTCCGTCGGCTTCATCGACGAGAAGACGCGGGCAATCTTCGGCCGCAGCTATGCCGCCGAGCCGGACGTTCTGGTCGAGCAACTCCGTCAGGACGAGGCCATAGCCGAAGCCGACACGCTGCTCCTCACCGTCCCGAACCAGCTCGGCGTCGCCTACAACGCCCATGTGATCGAGGCGATCCTGACCCACGTCGCGCCCGCTCTCGGCTGGCGCTGA
- a CDS encoding alpha/beta hydrolase family protein, with protein MHASHTLAGLAFAAFIGGSLPTPSFAQSVAETNQFDPVAVVNGIEISRSACAVLEKNETAIWVEVAGQGSCLRYYAAGLKAAPGPNPVTAIWLNGDVLGPKGQNADKRQKGFGPTEMVALEQGLSARFHVPSIFLGRPGTYGSAGKHYTTRGRPIEAELIDAALDGLKRRYGIQAWSLGGHSGGGTLVAEMLARRSDLRCAVISSGASAYRAYLEARGLIRKDERLTRFDPYDSLDKVPSDPARRIFVIGDPREKNVPFSAQKQFFEGIVARGHAAWLIPLQRATDSRHHDLVDFGETATEMCAAGASTDDIIKTLEQMPEQKPRLTN; from the coding sequence ATGCATGCGTCGCACACGCTGGCCGGACTGGCTTTCGCCGCTTTCATCGGCGGTTCGCTGCCGACACCCTCGTTCGCCCAGTCGGTGGCGGAGACGAACCAGTTCGATCCCGTCGCCGTCGTCAACGGCATCGAGATCAGCCGCTCGGCGTGCGCGGTTCTTGAGAAGAACGAGACCGCGATCTGGGTCGAGGTCGCGGGGCAGGGGTCCTGCCTGCGCTATTACGCTGCCGGCCTCAAGGCAGCACCGGGACCCAATCCGGTGACCGCAATCTGGCTGAACGGCGATGTCCTCGGCCCCAAGGGACAGAACGCGGACAAGAGGCAGAAGGGCTTCGGCCCGACAGAGATGGTGGCGCTTGAACAGGGCCTTTCCGCCCGTTTCCATGTTCCGTCGATCTTCCTCGGCCGCCCTGGCACGTACGGAAGCGCGGGCAAGCACTACACGACGAGGGGGCGCCCGATCGAGGCAGAACTGATCGACGCCGCGCTGGACGGCTTGAAGCGGCGCTACGGCATTCAGGCCTGGTCGCTGGGCGGACACAGCGGAGGCGGCACGCTGGTCGCCGAAATGCTGGCCCGCAGGAGCGATCTGCGCTGCGCCGTCATATCGTCCGGCGCCTCGGCCTATCGCGCCTATCTCGAGGCGAGGGGCCTGATAAGGAAGGACGAGCGACTGACGCGGTTCGATCCCTATGACTCGCTCGACAAGGTGCCCTCCGATCCAGCCAGACGGATTTTCGTCATCGGGGATCCCCGGGAGAAGAATGTTCCGTTCTCAGCGCAGAAACAGTTCTTCGAGGGCATCGTGGCACGCGGCCATGCCGCATGGCTGATCCCCTTGCAGAGGGCGACGGACAGTCGGCATCACGATCTGGTCGATTTCGGAGAGACGGCGACGGAAATGTGCGCGGCCGGCGCAAGTACCGATGATATCATCAAGACGCTTGAACAGATGCCCGAGCAGAAGCCGCGGCTGACGAATTGA
- a CDS encoding efflux RND transporter periplasmic adaptor subunit, with translation MILTALRVAFTLAAVAIAAVIGWQLWTYYTLSPWTRDARVLANVVRVAPDVSGLISAIHVKDNQRVAKGDLLFEIDPERFEAALEHARGDVAVKTAALQFARENAQRYTTLRSENSPAFSAETGEQMNTVAAEAEGALLVAKANLTVAEINMRRSKVHAPVNGYVTNLTAVVGDYATAGKGVLALVDSDSFYVYGYFMETKLPLIQDGAKAQVELMAGNVVLDGIVEGVSRGIANPNDTDGLLAEVAPQFSWIRLAQRIPVRVRLGDLPPGVRLASGMSATVIVTPEATKP, from the coding sequence ATGATCCTCACTGCGTTGCGCGTTGCGTTCACGCTGGCTGCCGTCGCCATCGCCGCTGTGATCGGCTGGCAGCTCTGGACGTATTACACGCTTTCGCCGTGGACGCGGGACGCGCGCGTGCTCGCCAATGTCGTGCGGGTCGCACCCGACGTCTCCGGCCTGATCAGCGCGATCCATGTGAAGGACAACCAGCGGGTCGCGAAGGGCGACCTTCTGTTCGAGATCGATCCGGAGCGCTTCGAGGCGGCACTCGAACACGCGCGCGGCGACGTCGCGGTGAAGACGGCGGCACTCCAGTTCGCACGCGAGAACGCGCAGCGCTACACGACGCTGCGCAGCGAGAACAGCCCGGCCTTCTCGGCCGAAACCGGCGAGCAGATGAACACCGTCGCGGCCGAGGCGGAGGGCGCGCTGCTGGTCGCGAAGGCCAATCTCACCGTCGCCGAAATCAACATGCGGCGCAGCAAGGTCCATGCCCCCGTGAACGGCTACGTGACGAACCTGACGGCGGTGGTCGGCGACTACGCCACGGCTGGCAAGGGCGTGCTCGCCCTGGTCGATTCCGATTCCTTCTATGTTTACGGCTACTTCATGGAGACCAAGCTGCCTCTCATCCAGGACGGGGCGAAGGCGCAGGTGGAACTGATGGCCGGCAACGTCGTGCTGGATGGCATCGTGGAAGGCGTGTCCCGAGGGATCGCCAATCCCAATGATACCGACGGCCTGCTGGCCGAGGTCGCGCCGCAGTTCTCGTGGATCCGCCTTGCCCAGCGCATCCCGGTGCGCGTCAGGCTCGGCGACCTGCCGCCGGGAGTGCGGCTCGCCTCCGGCATGTCCGCGACGGTCATCGTGACGCCCGAAGCCACGAAGCCATGA
- a CDS encoding DUF1656 domain-containing protein, with protein sequence MEPYSLFRTIDVVGFYLPPVVIWVAAALVPYLVLRRIAERSGFYRLVWHRPLFDAALYVIIVGALIYGLPILSGETIR encoded by the coding sequence GTGGAGCCATATTCGCTGTTCCGGACGATCGATGTCGTCGGCTTCTACCTGCCGCCGGTGGTCATCTGGGTCGCCGCCGCCCTCGTTCCTTACCTCGTTCTCCGGCGGATCGCCGAGCGGAGCGGGTTCTACCGTCTGGTCTGGCATCGCCCCCTGTTCGATGCGGCCCTCTACGTCATCATCGTCGGCGCATTGATCTACGGATTGCCGATCCTGTCTGGGGAGACGATCCGATGA
- a CDS encoding 5-formyltetrahydrofolate cyclo-ligase, translated as MEIADHKASVRERVWTELRKVAVPDSRFHFDFGEFIADFEGSDAAVARLVDHRFYRDADFIFITPDNCLDQLRLKALQDGKTILMTTYSIKRGFWVLDPAAIAPDLHLYASTLDGMERVGRPVTLKDIATMPPVDYMVTGTGAINLEGVRFGKGHGFFDAEWGMLYRIGRISASTPAAAVVHDCQVLDETLTPDVYDTVADVIFTPTRTIEVSSPHKPTCGILWDRLDPHMYETIPPLQELKAMGL; from the coding sequence ATGGAAATCGCCGATCACAAGGCTTCTGTGCGCGAGCGCGTCTGGACGGAACTGCGCAAGGTGGCCGTGCCCGACAGCCGCTTCCACTTCGATTTCGGCGAGTTCATCGCCGACTTCGAAGGCAGCGACGCCGCTGTCGCGCGCCTCGTCGACCATCGCTTCTATCGCGACGCCGATTTCATCTTCATCACGCCGGACAACTGCCTCGACCAGCTTCGCCTGAAGGCCCTGCAGGACGGCAAGACCATCCTGATGACGACCTATTCCATCAAGCGCGGCTTCTGGGTGCTCGATCCGGCGGCGATCGCGCCCGATCTCCATCTCTACGCCTCCACCCTCGACGGAATGGAGCGGGTCGGCCGGCCGGTCACGCTCAAGGACATCGCCACCATGCCGCCGGTCGACTACATGGTCACCGGCACAGGCGCCATCAATCTCGAGGGTGTCCGCTTCGGCAAGGGCCACGGCTTCTTCGACGCGGAATGGGGTATGCTCTACCGCATCGGCCGCATTTCGGCGTCAACGCCTGCCGCCGCAGTGGTTCACGATTGCCAGGTGCTGGACGAGACGCTGACGCCCGACGTCTACGACACCGTCGCCGACGTGATCTTCACGCCGACCCGCACCATCGAGGTCTCGTCGCCCCATAAGCCGACCTGCGGCATCCTGTGGGACCGACTCGACCCGCACATGTACGAAACCATTCCGCCGCTCCAGGAACTGAAGGCGATGGGGCTCTGA
- a CDS encoding ABC transporter permease, which produces MATEARGATSARWATWRNWLILIAVWEIVGRFGLVAHGALPAPSAVLMRLWVDRADYPPHIGATLAGAGLGFLIGNAVAIAAGVLFALVPVASRLGRGINIALFALPPIAISPLLVLTLSGMTPRVVLAAVGCYFVTMTATVTGLTQADSRMLDVVRAYGGRRLALLRFVQFRAAVPSILSGLRIAAPNAVLGSILAEFGGGGRFGLGAYLIGSLGRAEPDRLWGIGLAATLIAGLAYGLFSLIALRFTGATRAVTIPASPPAVADAAGPLWFSALMTLGSVMMPLALWWLLLAALGAPAMIAKTPAGLFEYLFLLPGSGTAQARLLAALGETLPMAVLGMVAGIGFAALLAIASVVRPGITRALMPVALVTQTMPLVALTPLLVLMLGRGPSVILWITVSVTFFPAFVTIAQGLALVPQSALDVPRAYGAGPLKQLRLVSLPASLPYLFAATRLAVPRALLGVMIAEWLATGTGLGNLLNQSRGYLDYGMIWSVAVVSVLISVLFYQVVVLVERQVLSRRGMRAAD; this is translated from the coding sequence GTGGGAGATCGTCGGCCGCTTCGGCCTCGTGGCGCACGGCGCGCTGCCGGCGCCCTCGGCGGTGCTGATGCGGCTCTGGGTCGACCGGGCCGACTATCCTCCCCATATCGGCGCCACGCTCGCCGGCGCCGGCCTCGGGTTCCTGATCGGCAATGCCGTGGCCATCGCGGCAGGCGTACTGTTCGCGCTCGTGCCCGTCGCCTCTCGGCTCGGCCGTGGCATCAATATCGCCCTGTTTGCGCTGCCGCCGATCGCCATCTCGCCGCTCCTGGTCCTGACCCTTTCCGGAATGACGCCGCGCGTCGTGCTGGCGGCGGTCGGATGTTACTTCGTCACCATGACGGCGACCGTCACCGGTCTGACCCAGGCCGACAGCCGGATGTTGGACGTGGTGCGCGCCTATGGCGGCCGCCGGCTCGCCCTGCTGCGGTTCGTGCAGTTTCGCGCGGCGGTACCCTCCATTCTCTCGGGCCTTCGCATCGCGGCGCCGAACGCGGTGCTCGGGTCCATCCTCGCCGAGTTCGGCGGCGGCGGCCGCTTTGGTCTCGGGGCCTATCTCATCGGTTCGCTCGGTCGCGCCGAGCCTGACCGGCTGTGGGGCATCGGGCTTGCTGCCACGCTGATCGCTGGGCTCGCCTACGGCCTGTTTTCGCTGATTGCGCTGCGCTTCACCGGGGCCACCCGCGCCGTCACCATCCCCGCGAGCCCGCCCGCGGTGGCAGACGCAGCCGGCCCGTTGTGGTTCTCGGCTCTCATGACGCTCGGATCGGTGATGATGCCGCTGGCGCTGTGGTGGCTGCTGCTCGCCGCCCTCGGCGCGCCCGCCATGATCGCCAAGACGCCGGCCGGTCTGTTCGAGTACCTTTTCCTCCTGCCCGGCTCCGGCACGGCGCAGGCGAGATTGCTGGCCGCGCTCGGCGAAACCCTGCCGATGGCCGTGCTCGGCATGGTCGCTGGCATCGGCTTCGCCGCGCTGCTCGCGATCGCCTCGGTGGTGCGGCCTGGAATTACCCGGGCTCTGATGCCCGTCGCGCTCGTCACACAGACCATGCCGCTCGTCGCGCTGACGCCGCTGCTCGTGCTGATGCTCGGCCGCGGGCCGTCGGTGATCCTGTGGATCACCGTTTCGGTGACGTTCTTCCCCGCCTTCGTCACCATCGCCCAGGGGCTTGCGCTCGTGCCGCAGTCCGCGCTCGACGTGCCGCGGGCCTACGGCGCGGGACCGCTCAAGCAGCTTCGGCTGGTCTCGCTGCCGGCTTCCCTGCCCTATCTCTTCGCCGCCACCCGCCTCGCCGTGCCGCGGGCGCTGCTCGGCGTGATGATTGCGGAATGGCTCGCGACCGGCACCGGGCTCGGCAACCTCCTGAACCAGTCCCGCGGCTATCTCGATTACGGGATGATCTGGTCGGTCGCGGTCGTCTCGGTGCTGATCTCCGTCCTGTTCTACCAAGTCGTCGTTCTCGTCGAACGGCAGGTCCTCTCGCGCCGCGGCATGCGCGCCGCCGACTGA